The sequence CATTCTGTTGGGGAGAACGCTGACTTGACGCTCTGTTTCGACAGTGTGGTAGACAGAATCATCCGTGGCCGCTTGTTTATTAACTATAACTTACTCTTCGATTTTTCTGATCTAGCGCAGTACGATTAGTCGATTGACTTTGTACCGCTCAGCGGCCTGATCAATGTTAAGCTGACCGAGCAGAACGGAGGCCACCATTTGACGCATGACAGGTTTAGGCTGTGTTTGACAAGGCACGAGTAAGGAAGAGAGGAGATGGTACACGAATAAACATAAATGTCATTTCAGGAAAATGCCGCATAAAATCCAGCATCACTAAAACAAAGGAATGCCAGGCTATGCATATTTATTTGAATATAACCAGTAATATCTCTCGAAAATTACTTGATTTTGATTTTAGTTACTATTGTATATATTCCTTCATAGAGGAATTAACAGCCGCCTTTTAGCGCTTGCTGGTATTTTTCCAGCATCACGGAATCATCCATCGAGCCGTGATGATGAATCTGCTTCCAGTTGTTTTTAATTAGTTGAAATACTCGTGTTGTGCGAATTTGTAATTCGAGCGTCAAACCCTCTTTTTTCAACGTACCACGCTCTCTGCCGACGACAAAAAATACCTCGCTTGTTCTATACACTGTATAATCATAAAATTCGACCTCGACTCGTGATATACCACCAAAAATCCTTTCATACACCGCTTTTATGTTCGTCCAACCCCGCATAATCCCACCTACGGGATTGTCCATGACTGCTTCGTCTGATTGCACCCAGTTTTGCTCCATCTTCCTTAAATCGCGCTCGTTAAAAGCCGCGTAAAAAGCCGAGAGCGCCTGCAAGTCAGGCGCTAAGCTTTCTTTTTTCTCCTTACCTGTAATTGGTGTTTGCTCAGACTTCATATTGATGTTGGCTTGAGGTTTTCGATTTTCGCTTATATTAAATAATCGGACGAAACAGTGTAGTCTATTCTGAAATAGCCTGACTGTCGATGGATGGATCGACTCCTAAATAAAAAATATATATACAGCTGGTAACGGGCAGGCTGTGATGAATTAGGTGGTCGAACCTTGACCCCTCTACTTTTAGATCTATCCTGAAATTAATGATCAGGACGACACTATTGCTTAATTCAAAAACTAAGATATGTATGATTTTAAGGTTTATTGTAAGTAACAAATTTCGCTGAAGCAACTTGTCTACCAACGAAAACGGGCGTCAATTAACGTAGCTGTCGGCCTCAACGATAGCATCGGCAAAGGCCTTTGGTGCCTCCTGGGGCAGGTTGTGACCAATGCCTCCGGTAATGGTATGGTGTACATATCGGCCTTTGAATTTGGACGCGTAGACGGATGGGTCCGGATGTGGCGCCCCATTGGCGTCACCTTCGAGGGTTACGGTGGGTACTGTAATGATTGGGGCCGTAGCCAGTCGTTTTTCGAAGTCATCATACTGGGTCTCGCCTTCAGCCACACCCAATCGCCAACGGTAATTATGAATCACGATAGCCACATGATCCGGATTGTCAAATGTAGCGGCAGATTGCTCAAAGACAGCCTCGGTAAAGTGCCACTGTGGTGAGGCCAATTGCCAGATAAGTCTCGCAAAATCGCGCCGATTTGCCTCGT comes from Spirosoma aureum and encodes:
- a CDS encoding YybH family protein: MKSEQTPITGKEKKESLAPDLQALSAFYAAFNERDLRKMEQNWVQSDEAVMDNPVGGIMRGWTNIKAVYERIFGGISRVEVEFYDYTVYRTSEVFFVVGRERGTLKKEGLTLELQIRTTRVFQLIKNNWKQIHHHGSMDDSVMLEKYQQALKGGC